The proteins below come from a single Thermotoga sp. KOL6 genomic window:
- a CDS encoding Mrp/NBP35 family ATP-binding protein, producing MENTKKIAVMSGKGGVGKTTIAVNLAVSLSAEGYKVGLLDLDLHGPNVQRMLGVSLPPSEGEKIVPAKYGSSLKVFSLAMILQEGAPVIWRGPLKHKAIEQLANDVEWGEIDYLVCDLPPGTGDEALSTFQVIKPDGVVIVSTPQKVAGDDVRRAMNFVKRLGGKVIGIVENMSYLVCPNCGEKIFVFGKGETEKIAQEFNVSLLARIPMDPDIVSLSDEGKPIVVYKRGTSIEEEFRKIVEKILSL from the coding sequence TTGGAAAATACAAAAAAAATTGCTGTGATGAGTGGAAAAGGTGGGGTTGGAAAGACAACAATTGCAGTGAATTTGGCCGTTTCTTTGTCTGCAGAGGGTTACAAAGTTGGACTCCTCGATCTCGATCTCCATGGCCCCAACGTTCAAAGGATGTTAGGAGTTTCCCTTCCACCCTCCGAAGGTGAGAAGATAGTACCGGCAAAGTATGGAAGTTCTTTGAAAGTATTCTCTCTCGCAATGATTTTGCAAGAAGGAGCTCCGGTGATTTGGAGGGGTCCGTTGAAACACAAAGCCATAGAGCAGCTTGCAAACGACGTTGAATGGGGTGAGATTGATTATCTGGTTTGTGATCTTCCACCAGGAACTGGAGACGAAGCGCTCTCAACCTTTCAGGTGATCAAACCAGACGGTGTTGTCATTGTTTCAACACCTCAAAAGGTCGCAGGAGACGATGTGAGAAGAGCTATGAATTTTGTAAAAAGGCTGGGTGGTAAGGTGATAGGAATAGTAGAGAATATGTCTTATTTGGTCTGCCCGAATTGTGGAGAGAAGATATTCGTCTTCGGAAAAGGTGAAACCGAGAAAATAGCGCAAGAGTTCAATGTATCCCTTCTTGCCAGAATACCAATGGATCCAGATATTGTTTCCCTTTCCGATGAGGGGAAACCCATCGTTGTCTATAAAAGAGGAACAAGCATAGAAGAAGAATTCAGGAAAATCGTTGAGAAAATTCTTTCTCTGTGA
- the rplT gene encoding 50S ribosomal protein L20 → MRVKRSVHAKKKRRKFLKEAKGYRGALSRRYKLAKQMYVRSKWYSYVGRKLKKRDMRKLWIARINIAARNEGLKYSEFIHGLKLAGVSINRKMLSELAVNDPEAFREYVKIAKEALAS, encoded by the coding sequence ATGCGAGTGAAAAGATCCGTACATGCCAAAAAGAAAAGAAGAAAATTCTTAAAGGAAGCCAAGGGTTACAGAGGTGCCCTCAGTAGAAGATATAAACTTGCAAAACAGATGTATGTGAGGTCAAAGTGGTACTCCTACGTTGGAAGGAAGTTGAAAAAGAGAGATATGCGGAAGCTTTGGATCGCAAGAATCAATATAGCTGCTCGAAACGAAGGCTTGAAATATAGCGAATTCATTCATGGTTTGAAATTAGCGGGAGTATCTATAAACCGAAAGATGCTTTCTGAACTTGCTGTTAACGATCCGGAAGCTTTCAGAGAGTACGTGAAGATAGCCAAAGAAGCGCTGGCATCGTGA
- the rpmI gene encoding 50S ribosomal protein L35: MPKMKTNRSAAKRFRVTRKGKIIRNHAYKSHKTRKKRRNVLRALRKKDVVSNADKDRVLRLLGKK; this comes from the coding sequence ATGCCCAAGATGAAAACAAACAGAAGCGCAGCGAAAAGATTTAGAGTTACAAGAAAGGGAAAGATCATCAGGAACCATGCTTACAAAAGTCATAAAACACGAAAAAAGAGAAGGAACGTTTTAAGAGCTTTAAGGAAAAAAGATGTTGTATCCAATGCAGACAAAGACAGGGTTCTCAGACTTCTTGGAAAAAAGTGA
- the infC gene encoding translation initiation factor IF-3: protein MDLPRNEQIRFPKVRVVDENGKQIGIMPTRKALELARDRGLDLVLVAPNANPPVAKIMDYGKYKYQLTKKQKENKKKTVQMKQMKFRLKIDEHDYQTKVKHIRRFLEDGHKVRVVVMFIGREMMFTDKGKEILERVIKDTEDLAIVEQPPKVEGRDMWMVLKPKNP, encoded by the coding sequence GTGGATCTTCCAAGAAATGAACAGATAAGGTTCCCAAAAGTCAGGGTGGTAGACGAGAATGGGAAGCAAATCGGTATCATGCCAACGAGAAAAGCTTTGGAACTGGCAAGAGATAGGGGATTGGACTTGGTTCTTGTCGCTCCTAATGCGAATCCACCGGTTGCAAAGATAATGGATTATGGGAAGTACAAGTATCAACTTACCAAAAAACAGAAGGAAAACAAGAAAAAGACAGTTCAAATGAAGCAGATGAAGTTTCGTCTGAAAATCGATGAGCACGATTATCAAACGAAGGTGAAGCATATAAGAAGATTTTTAGAAGATGGTCATAAAGTCAGAGTTGTTGTGATGTTCATTGGAAGAGAGATGATGTTTACCGACAAGGGAAAAGAGATCCTCGAGAGAGTCATAAAGGACACAGAAGATCTTGCGATTGTTGAACAACCTCCAAAGGTTGAAGGAAGAGACATGTGGATGGTGCTAAAACCGAAAAATCCATAA
- the nadX gene encoding aspartate dehydrogenase, with protein MKLLIIGMGNIGKQIFRMASFEKAYIFDKYQRLTLPNAYQLETFHIPPDVDTVIECASPEAVKELSFQILESKVNYLIISTSAFADKVFREKFFETLKHSPTKVFFPSGAIGGIDLISAIKDSVKQVHIETKKHPKNLELNIKGQTVVFDGSVEEAAKRFPRNINIASTVGLVVGFEKVKVRMIADSSISHNIHTIEVDSDVGRYEFKIENLPSPENPKTSIITVYSILRTLKNLESKIIFG; from the coding sequence ATGAAACTCTTGATCATTGGTATGGGTAATATAGGAAAACAAATTTTTAGGATGGCCAGTTTCGAGAAAGCATACATCTTCGACAAGTATCAAAGGTTAACACTTCCGAACGCTTATCAACTTGAAACTTTCCATATCCCACCCGATGTTGATACCGTAATCGAATGTGCCTCACCTGAGGCGGTCAAAGAACTTTCCTTTCAAATTCTAGAAAGTAAAGTAAATTATCTCATCATCAGTACCAGTGCCTTTGCCGACAAAGTCTTCAGAGAAAAATTTTTCGAAACATTGAAACACTCACCAACAAAGGTTTTCTTTCCGTCAGGGGCAATAGGTGGAATCGATCTCATCTCTGCCATAAAGGATTCCGTAAAGCAGGTACACATCGAAACAAAGAAACATCCCAAGAATTTGGAATTGAATATCAAAGGCCAAACGGTTGTTTTTGATGGATCCGTGGAAGAAGCAGCCAAACGGTTCCCAAGGAATATAAACATTGCCTCGACCGTGGGCCTCGTGGTTGGTTTCGAAAAAGTGAAAGTGAGGATGATAGCAGACTCCTCCATTTCACACAACATCCACACTATCGAAGTCGACTCAGATGTGGGAAGATACGAATTCAAAATAGAGAATCTACCTTCTCCTGAAAATCCCAAAACTAGCATAATAACAGTTTATTCTATTCTGAGAACACTGAAAAATCTGGAGTCGAAAATCATCTTTGGCTAA
- the nadA gene encoding quinolinate synthase NadA, with protein MVNKILKLKKEKGYIILAHNYQIPEIQDIADFVGDSLQLAKLAIELEEKRILFLGVDFMAELVKILNPEKKVIIPDRNATCPMANRLTPTIIEEYKEKYPEASVVLYVNSTAECKAMADVICTSANAIDVIEKVDSEVILFGPDKNLAEYVAEKTGKRIIPMPANGYCPVHQFDPTSVEKARKKFPNARVVVHPECPKEVRDNADYVGSTGQMEQIPEIDLSQTFVVGTEIGMVHKLRKKFPHKNFVPLENTVCVNMKKNTLENSLLALETESFEVVLPDDVLEKAKAPILKMFEIMG; from the coding sequence ATGGTGAACAAAATTCTTAAATTGAAAAAAGAAAAAGGCTACATCATCCTCGCACACAACTATCAGATACCAGAAATTCAAGATATAGCAGACTTTGTAGGAGATTCACTTCAACTTGCAAAGCTGGCTATCGAATTGGAGGAGAAAAGAATTCTTTTTCTCGGAGTGGATTTCATGGCAGAACTCGTAAAAATCTTGAATCCTGAAAAGAAGGTAATAATACCAGATAGAAATGCAACTTGTCCAATGGCAAATAGACTTACTCCAACAATTATAGAAGAATACAAAGAAAAATATCCTGAGGCATCTGTGGTACTCTATGTGAATAGTACTGCTGAATGTAAAGCCATGGCCGACGTTATTTGTACCTCTGCAAACGCAATAGATGTGATCGAGAAAGTAGATTCAGAAGTGATTCTTTTTGGCCCAGATAAGAATCTTGCAGAGTATGTAGCTGAAAAGACAGGAAAGAGAATAATTCCAATGCCAGCGAATGGGTATTGTCCTGTTCATCAATTTGACCCAACCTCTGTCGAAAAAGCAAGAAAAAAATTTCCGAACGCCAGAGTGGTGGTTCACCCAGAATGTCCAAAGGAAGTGAGAGATAATGCAGATTACGTAGGAAGTACAGGTCAGATGGAACAAATTCCAGAAATCGATCTTTCACAGACCTTTGTGGTAGGAACGGAAATTGGAATGGTACACAAATTGAGAAAGAAGTTTCCACATAAAAATTTTGTGCCGTTGGAAAATACGGTGTGTGTGAACATGAAGAAAAACACCCTAGAAAACTCTCTCTTGGCTTTGGAGACGGAGTCGTTTGAAGTAGTACTCCCAGATGACGTCCTTGAAAAAGCAAAAGCGCCAATTCTCAAGATGTTCGAAATTATGGGGTGA
- the nadC gene encoding carboxylating nicotinate-nucleotide diphosphorylase: MDRLIRILMKQVEEDEGSIDLASFSLRGIKTEASIILKTENVVASGIEIIQQFTERQGIATIFFVKDGDFITRKGEIGKLSGDAYKILLTERTLLNTLALMFSTATVTRRFAQKLKHAKIAATRKVILGSSLFQKLSVIHGGGDSHRFNLSECVMLKDNHLKIYGSVEKAIRAIRKMVSFTKKIEVEVENLENALEAVEAGADIVMLDNLTPEEVRKISGEVKRKNPNVIIEVSGGITEENLTEYDLETVDLISTSRLTFGGVFVDLSLEIQR, encoded by the coding sequence ATGGATAGGCTAATTCGTATTCTGATGAAACAAGTGGAAGAAGATGAAGGAAGTATAGACCTTGCCTCCTTTTCTTTGCGAGGCATCAAAACTGAAGCTTCCATAATCTTGAAAACCGAAAACGTAGTTGCCTCCGGAATCGAAATTATTCAACAGTTCACCGAAAGACAGGGCATTGCTACCATTTTTTTTGTAAAGGATGGAGATTTTATCACGAGAAAAGGTGAAATAGGGAAACTTTCAGGAGACGCGTACAAAATTCTTCTGACTGAAAGAACTCTGCTGAACACTTTGGCTTTGATGTTCTCGACCGCAACCGTTACCCGGAGATTTGCTCAGAAATTGAAACATGCAAAGATCGCAGCAACAAGAAAAGTGATTTTAGGTAGTAGTCTCTTTCAAAAACTCTCTGTGATCCACGGTGGAGGAGATTCCCATCGTTTCAACCTTAGCGAATGCGTTATGTTGAAAGACAACCATCTCAAAATTTACGGGAGTGTAGAGAAGGCTATTCGTGCAATCAGAAAGATGGTATCCTTTACCAAAAAAATAGAGGTTGAGGTTGAAAACTTGGAAAATGCTTTAGAAGCTGTTGAAGCTGGAGCCGACATTGTCATGTTGGATAATCTTACTCCAGAAGAAGTGAGAAAAATATCTGGAGAAGTTAAAAGAAAGAATCCAAATGTGATAATTGAAGTTTCCGGGGGCATCACGGAAGAGAATTTGACAGAATATGACCTAGAAACGGTGGATCTCATATCCACGAGCCGATTGACTTTTGGAGGCGTATTCGTAGATTTGTCACTCGAAATTCAACGGTAG
- a CDS encoding YaaR family protein, translating into MRIDPLGGEPLKNQRIKGKKSKRTAGVGDSKKKEFFEVMEDLKEAQFEKLLEKAVEEVVSAGNELVRSPTPMNLKRYKDAIKEFLRIVEKKIYKLSGSFDINTGRVKLHLVVEEVNERLIELTEKIMSNEWHTINLAARIEEINGLILNLYR; encoded by the coding sequence TTGAGAATTGATCCTCTCGGAGGAGAGCCTCTGAAGAATCAAAGAATAAAAGGAAAAAAGTCCAAAAGGACAGCGGGAGTGGGGGATTCCAAGAAGAAGGAATTTTTTGAGGTAATGGAAGATCTCAAAGAAGCCCAGTTCGAAAAGCTTCTCGAAAAAGCGGTAGAAGAGGTCGTAAGTGCTGGAAATGAATTGGTGAGATCTCCCACCCCCATGAACCTGAAGAGATACAAAGATGCCATAAAAGAATTTTTGAGAATCGTCGAAAAGAAGATTTACAAGCTTTCTGGAAGTTTTGACATAAACACCGGTAGAGTGAAGCTTCATCTTGTAGTGGAAGAAGTGAATGAAAGATTGATAGAACTCACCGAAAAAATTATGAGCAACGAATGGCATACTATAAATCTTGCCGCCAGAATAGAGGAAATCAACGGTCTGATTTTAAACCTCTACCGTTGA
- the yqeK gene encoding bis(5'-nucleosyl)-tetraphosphatase (symmetrical) YqeK: MTTVVSELETIVSRILSKRRITHVRSVIDFSKKLGEIYGVDLDRLELAALSHDMFRDIPPRKLLKIAQVYGLEISELERIHPVLLHGKVAAEYLKRRFNVNDEEVLLAVAYHTSGHVSFKEIGKILFIADSLEYTRDFPGVDVLRKIAFRSLEEGFFQVLKNKIFYAVGRDLLLIPETVELWNSILMKRGGHVDEEVE; the protein is encoded by the coding sequence ATGACCACAGTTGTGAGTGAATTAGAAACGATAGTAAGCAGGATTCTATCAAAACGGAGGATAACTCACGTGAGATCGGTGATAGACTTTTCAAAAAAACTCGGAGAGATATACGGTGTTGATTTAGATAGATTGGAATTGGCGGCTCTTTCGCACGACATGTTCAGAGATATCCCACCCCGAAAACTTTTGAAAATAGCTCAAGTGTATGGTTTGGAAATTTCCGAGTTGGAGAGAATACATCCTGTGTTGCTTCATGGAAAGGTGGCAGCGGAATACCTCAAAAGACGATTCAACGTAAACGATGAAGAAGTACTTCTGGCAGTAGCCTATCATACTTCGGGGCACGTTAGTTTCAAAGAAATAGGGAAAATTCTTTTTATAGCTGATTCTCTCGAATACACACGCGATTTTCCAGGAGTCGACGTACTGAGGAAAATCGCTTTCAGAAGTTTAGAAGAAGGATTTTTCCAAGTTTTGAAGAACAAAATTTTCTACGCAGTGGGAAGAGACCTTCTTTTGATACCAGAGACCGTAGAACTTTGGAACAGTATTCTCATGAAAAGAGGAGGGCACGTCGATGAAGAAGTCGAGTAA
- a CDS encoding DUF503 domain-containing protein: protein MNVGVANLRVRVFGVRSLKEKRSILKKLMNDLRKKYNISISEIGAHDSKSFFEIGIAMVNTNKALIERVFDSIEDYLDFLPGMEVEWMEREVW from the coding sequence ATGAACGTTGGTGTTGCGAATCTTCGGGTCAGGGTTTTCGGTGTGAGGTCTTTGAAAGAGAAGAGGAGTATTTTGAAAAAGTTGATGAACGATTTGCGAAAAAAGTACAACATCTCCATTTCCGAAATTGGTGCCCATGATTCGAAAAGTTTCTTCGAAATAGGAATCGCCATGGTAAACACGAACAAGGCTTTGATTGAGAGAGTTTTTGATTCCATTGAGGATTATTTGGACTTTCTCCCTGGCATGGAAGTGGAGTGGATGGAAAGAGAGGTGTGGTAA